A region of Leifsonia xyli DNA encodes the following proteins:
- a CDS encoding molybdopterin synthase sulfur carrier subunit, with the protein MAEVLVRYFAAAEDAAGRPEERVEVADATVGGLQAELVARYGEPMERVVRSGSFLVGGVVSRDPSRELTATVDVLPPFAGG; encoded by the coding sequence GTGGCTGAGGTTCTGGTGCGCTACTTCGCGGCGGCGGAGGATGCGGCCGGGCGCCCCGAGGAGCGCGTCGAGGTCGCGGACGCGACGGTCGGCGGCCTGCAGGCGGAGCTCGTCGCCCGCTACGGCGAGCCGATGGAGCGCGTCGTCCGCTCCGGCTCCTTCCTCGTCGGCGGCGTCGTCTCCCGCGACCCGTCGCGCGAGCTGACCGCCACCGTCGACGTCCTCCCTCCGTTCGCCGGCGGCTGA